One segment of Clavelina lepadiformis chromosome 2, kaClaLepa1.1, whole genome shotgun sequence DNA contains the following:
- the LOC143447516 gene encoding C-myc promoter-binding protein-like isoform X7, with translation MSSEDYPKVAEYFVVAGLTESSQPLEEDLAFPNANHKLSDQKKDPITDICVINKTLEENCPQGFTCIEQTPSGFFADLNHGSLTAPNILLCYRRGKDKPPLIDLGVYYEGLETVRSGISILETTPAGRSANVNNKSGMGSHPIYLTYRRAKDSAPQNSLVVTDICIILTNKGERTPYAFCQIEKNLNKGLIGSSVHLCYKKSMRQVDSISFKAGFMGRYPSDDSGSFSLPATVPLFCLPMGATVECWSSKTKHPLPTFSSFVLTTETSEKVFGAVVSFYESYPEDKLSEQEKFKLGVLRGDGQRSRATKTIHTNKAICLLSRWPMFNVFRDFLMYLYRMTVSPIAHPVPVERHIAHFIHNIPFPTSARPRVQYQMSPMHLTILTRPQITPIPLSGASFLALLDDLGPENTIALIVLALTEHKIVIHSLRPAEITCVAEALITLLFPFKWQCTYVPLCPLEMAYVLEAPTPFIVGVDSRYFDLYEPPSDVACVNLDTNSITLLEEKKHISWKLLPRKPAKLLRSTLQRYFKEVKECPREESVGFASSSILDPELTRTERHRQLELAIQEAVLKLMASLMKGYRQYLLPITEAPGAGTTDPGSLFNIQEFLRSRDRASQRFFSAHIGTQLFSSFIEERSLTSIGGGEVAAGRLSSLVFFDECIDRIGPEHAVESVKLIEADDSLKSEHTVMIMPPDETGLPPGVGYQYTTFPELQDELFVLDEPESDQDQRNGSLVRKRRKSDTFTFGRRTKQEVRTLNKISKLHSGDSRLWARLLLSHTYGAWFACLPAFVVECRHKDAALRTAHDALRSLKDKNCTPLPDETYYRMLFHLCAVYNKPALAVRLFQFVRKTGTQLSAITYGLYNKAVLEGTWPASNRDGYMLWLKLRNVFLAVNKFRYGIRRQSTVLTGSDVSSDFETASNTSVESQPQVAEKQSEKTQSLPSSPKVEDKTSAKKQRPLLSNADDDRKSTGGQSDHGYSSMPKDQVRRGSAHTNIKSHPNKKTTAKNASDLENDLLLTETDALIKSSDDNGTVSGKQFEHITSSRSIQPPRTLNILASNGIDVAAVTDPGLKSDETLVNGETGDHFLLMPDSQINKDDISPHRPRSSPVSPGLHRKLGHARSIVKSTSSDGLTSPMLSPAANDDVFHGREDHAQSSKDTPKSQSHEEKVVSADTRTPKMFSSASENLLGSSCISNSSGSPATPEMTSLFGGDSKFLLSLSDSDQKRYQELCSHRPSSSDPDNKDRSRSTRHGSLMLSSSHLRGRSSTALGSSTGVISPLIGQNCFSGGSQPNTPTARPNFDRLTAEDLGSPAVSNILGARSGSGSILMHKRNSPSRLLGTSGSPSHRKSSRKMAGSNTLAIVDGVAMLTSTPLKPVVEPQHNPLVNANEKGRDSTPQANKQTEDLILKPTASLKSKDSQKKKQPISRQDISNLAEDPLSPLSDKPAHPLATVDANHKTNGEKSNSLSRHLVDEIEDYLQKDALVRCSSDATLTVHQQERIAKSNENLSETSSEQKLHRKNSLPSHSPTTQRKNASPPTLQRSTTFHNDHSESAKSWFGSGSRLNSLLKATTYGMATKAKKVATNFAKDLNETMQASLSYYTPEKVKGSLSDLSFRSSQDDLSKGLSDALSSKKHLLDADHYSSQSSLRSCESIHSAMDINQAQADKVSRRVGGKKSRKKLDRPLSMPHFDSSSSARAPAPPLASSSLSVPGGATAPDLNITASMTSLNSKATYDVEVTISSCSKCHKCDSLVYDEEIMAGWIPDESNLNTHCPFCNSLFVPFLNIEIKDYRLSHQRSSLHLFKASSPQKSDTTKDNLLSPVVETYAGTHNLPLTPDLSQPVQEDTKENNKSSSEIDNVGLSDSADAILTPPPTPNANPTSDNSSPTTQKELPAHHSIDPLRQNSETSDLPSSPQKTGETTDNISESLSVDASEVQSLDGQSIPMAPIELEPVTVPYLSSLVLRKELESLLENEGTTVLNEPGFVDHHPIIYWNLVWYFRRLNLHSNLYNLLLQSQLVLSGSNKSLSISSQSQNMKSTIIINLMWDNLKLHDSAEKPPLYCVWHQIIVQGMSDANRSYSNSFLENIKESIMQDDVRGPLVAVLNELRAQQGLRRSAYREILYLVIIALGKASIDVDAFDREYERAYKALTKEELLLTEKCDRPPSNHAMDCRGIFGDLDLYK, from the exons ATGTCCTCTGAGGACTATCCTAAAGTTGCCGAATACTTTGTGGTTGCTGGATTAACAGAATCGTCGCAGCCACTAGAAGAGGACCTTGCATTTCCAAATGCCAATCACAAACTAAGTGACCAGAAGAAGGATCCAATAACAGATATTTGTGTCATTAACAA AACTCTTGAAGAAAATTGCCCGCAAGGATTTACATGCATTGAACAAACTCCTTCTGGATTTTTTGCTGATTTGAATCATGGAAGTTTAACTGCTCCtaatattttgttatgttaCCGAAGAGGAAAAGATAAGCCGCCATTGATTGATCTTGG AGTGTATTACGAGGGCCTTGAAACGGTGAGATCAGGCATATCTATACTTGAGACAACACCTGCTGGTCGATCAGCCAATGTCAATAATAAAAGTG GTATGGGAAGCCACCCTATCTATTTGACATACAGAAGAGCAAAAGACTCAGCACCTCAGAATTCTTTGGTTGTCACTGATATTTGCATAATCTTGACCAACAAGGGAGAAAGAACGCCCTATGCATTTTGtcaaatagaaaaaaatttgaataaagGATTG ATTGGTTCAAGTGTACATCTGTGTTACAAGAAGTCAATGAGGCAAGTGGACTCCATATCATTCAAAGCAG gtTTTATGGGACGATATCCATCTGATGACAGTGGATCATTTTCACTGCCCGCCACAGTGCCACTCTTCTGTCTCCCCATGGGTGCTACTGTTGAGTGCTGGTCCAGTAAAACCAAACATCCCTTGCCtactttttcttcatttgtGCTCACAACTGAAACTTCAGAAAAG GTTTTTGGTGCcgttgtttcattttatgaAAGTTATCCTGAAGATAAATTATCGGAACAAGAAAAGTTCAAGCTTGGTGTACTACGTGGTGATGGTCAGCGATCTCGTGCCACCAAGACTATCCACACCAACAAAGCAATTTGCTTGTTATCACGCTGGCcaatgtttaatgtttttcgAGATTTTTTAATGTATCTTTACAGAATGACAGTATCACCAATCGCACATCCTGTACCTGTCGAACG GCATATTGCTCATTTCATTCATAATATCCCATTTCCCACATCAGCAAGACCTCGAGTTCAGTATCAA ATGTCTCCTATGCATTTGACCATTTTAACCAGACCTCAAATTACTCCCATTCCTTTAAG tGGTGCTTCATTCTTAGCTTTACTGGATGACTTAGGACCAGAAAACACTATTGCACTCATAGTTCTTGCTCTAACGGAACACAAAATTGTTATTCATTCTTTGAGACCTGCAGAAATAACATGTGTAGCTGAAGCTTTAATCACT CTATTATTTCCATTCAAATGGCAATGCACATATGTTCCATTGTGCCCACTGGAGATGGCTTACGTTTTGGAAGCCCCTACTCCTTTTATAGTTGGAGTTGACTCAAGATACTTCGACTTGTATGAACCCCCTTCTGATGTGGCATGTGTTAACCTTGACACCAACAGTATCACTCT TTTAGAAGAGAAGAAGCACATATCCTGGAAGTTGTTGCCACGGAAACCTGCCAAGCTACTTCGTTCGACTCTTCAGCGTTATTTCAAAGAAGTAAAGGAGTGTCCACGTGAAGAATCCGTGGGATTCGCATCCTCATCCATCCTTGATCCAGAATTGACTCGCACAGAACGACATCGTCAACTTGAACTTGCCATCCAA GAAGCGGTGCTTAAGTTGATGGCATCTCTAATGAAAGGCTATCGGCAATATTTGCTTCCGATTACTGAAGCTCCAGGGGCAGGCACTACTGACCCTGGCTCTCTTTTCAACATTCAAG AATTTCTTCGAAGTCGCGATCGTGCTAGTCAGCGCTTTTTTAGTGCTCACATAGGAACTCAGTTATTTTCTTCCTTCATCGAGGAACGTTCTCTCACATCCATTGGCGGAGGAGAAGTGGCTGCTGGTCGTTTGTCAAGCCTCGTCTTCTTTGACGAATGCATTGATCGTATTGGACCTGAGCATGCAGTAGAATCAGTTAAACTCATCGAAGCAGACGACTCACTCAAAAG TGAGCATACAGTGATGATCATGCCCCCGGACGAAACTGGACTGCCTCCAGGTGTTGGATACCAATATACTACTTTTCCCGAACTTCAGGATGAGCTATTTGTGCTTGACGAACCGGAATCAGACCAAGACCAACGAAACGGGAGTCTTGTCAGGAAAAGACGGAAGTCTGACACTTTTACTTTTGGCAGAAGAACAAAGCAggaagttagaactttgaatAAG ATATCTAAGCTTCATAGTGGTGATTCACGATTGTGGGCACGCTTACTGCTCAGCCACACATACGGCGCCTGGTTTGCCTGCCTACCTGCATTTGTAGTGGAATGCAGGCACAAGGATGCTGCATTGAGAACAGCTCATGATGCCCTGCGTAGTTTAAAAGATAAGAACTGTACTCCTTTGCCAGACGAGACCTACTACCGAATGCTCTTTCACCTCTGTGCTGTTTATAACAAACCCGCCTTGGCCGTTCGCCTGTTTCAATTTGTTCGTAAAACTGGCACACAGCTTAGTGCAATCACATATGGGTTATACAACAAAGCCGTGCTGGAAGGAACTTGGCCAGCTTCAAACCGAGATGG ATACATGTTGTGGCTAAAGTTGCGCAATGTATTTTTGGCGGTGAACAAATTTCGCTATGGCATTCGGCGTCAGTCAACAGTCCTTACAGGTTCTGATGTCAGTTCTGATTTTGAAACTGCTAGCAATACAAGTGTGGAGAGCCAGCCTCAGGTTGCTGAAAAGCAGTCTGAAAAGACGCAAAGTTTGCCAAGCAGTCCCAAAGTTGAGGACAAAACAagtgcaaaaaaacaaagaccATTGCTGTCGAATGCTGATGATGATCGCAAAAGTACAG GAGGTCAGAGTGACCATGGTTATAGCTCCATGCCCAAGGATCAAGTTCGACGTGGTTCCGCCcacacaaacataaaatcacATCCTAACAAGAAAACCACTGCAAAGAATGCAAGTG ACCTGGAAAATGACTTACTGCTTACAGAAACTGATGCCTTAATTAAATCGTCAGATGATAATGGTACCGTCAGTGGAAAGCAATTTGAACATATTACCTCCAGTCGAAGCATTCAGCCACCGCGTACATTAAATATACTTGCCAGCAATGGTATTGATGTTGCTGCGGTCACAGATCCAGGATTGAAAAGTGATGAAACATTAGTCAATGGTGAAACGGGTGATCATTTTCTGCTTATGCCAGATTCACAAATCAATAAAG ATGATATTTCACCTCATCGACCTCGTTCATCGCCCGTATCACCGGGCTTGCACAGAAAGCTGGGTCATGCACGGTCCATCGTTAAGTCGACAAGTAGTGATG GTCTAACTTCTCCCATGTTATCACCTGCTGCAAATGACGATGTTTTTCATGGACGAGAAGATCACGCACAGAGTTCAAAAGACACACCAAAG AGTCAAAGCCACGAAGAAAAAGTTGTGTCAGCAGATACCAGAActccaaaaatgttttcaagtgCGAGTGAGAATTTACTTGGAAGTAGTTGCATTTCAAATTCATCTGGGTCGCCTGCAACTCCTGAAATGACTAGTTTGTTTGGAGGCGACTCAAAGTTTCTGCTCAGTTTGAGTGACTCCGATCAGAAACGTTATCAAGAACTCTGCTCTCATCGTCCTTCCAGTTCAGATCCGGACAACAAAGATCGTTCCCGTTCCACAAGACATGGCTCCCTCATGCTCAGTTCAAGTCATTTGAGGGGTCGATCCAGCACTGCCTTGGGCTCAA gCACTGGAGTTATAAGCCCTTTGATTGGGCAGAACTGTTTTTCTGGAGGCAGTCAGCCTAACACTCCAACTGCTAGACCGAATTTTGATCGACTTACTGCAGAGGATTTGGGCAGTCCAGCAGTGAGCAACATATTAGGAGCcag GTCGGGAAGTGGAAGCATATTAATGCACAAAAGAAACTCACCCAGCAGGTTGCTTGGGACATCTGGCTCTCCATCTCACCGGAAAAGTTCCAGAAAAATGGCAG GAAGCAATACACTAGCCATTGTAGATGGTGTGGCAATGTTAACCAGCACACCCTTGAAACCAGTGGTCGAACCACAACACAATCCACTGGTTAACGCCAATGAAAAAGGGAGGGATTCTACACCTCAAG CAAACAAACAGACTGAAGATTTGATTTTGAAACCCACAGCTTCGTTGAAGTCGAAAGATTCACAGAAAAAAAAGCAGCCAATTTCCAGACAAGACATAAGCAATTTAGCAGAGGATCCACTGTCTCCATTATCTGACAAACCTGCACATCCTCTTGCCACGGTTGATGCtaatcataaaacaaatgGTGAAA AATCAAATAGCCTTAGCAGACATCTGGTTGATGAGATTGAAgattatttgcaaaaagatGCTTTAGTTCGTTGTTCCTCTGATGCCACTCTGACTGTACATCAGCAAGAAAGGATTGCTaaatcaaatgaaaatttaagT gAGACTTCTTCAGAACAAAAGCTTCACAGAAAGAACAGTTTGCCATCACACAGTCCAACCACACAGAGAAAGAATGCCAGTCCCCCTACATTGCAGAG GTCCACCACATTTCACAATGATCACAGTGAATCTGCAAAATCTTGGTTTGGTTCTGGTTCGAGGCTTAACAGTTTACTGAAAGCAACTACATATGGCATGGCAACAAAAGCTAAAAAGGTGGCcacaaactttgcaaaagATCTAAACGAGACTATGCAAGCTAGTCTTTCCTATTACACCCCAGAAAAA GTTAAGGGCTCATTATCAGACCTCAGTTTCCGAAGTTCACAGGATGACTTAAGTAAGGGATTGTCCGACGCATTGTCATCCAAGAAACACCTACTTGATGCCGATCACTACAGCAGCCAGTCAAGTTTGAGAAGTTGTGAAAGCATTCATAGTGCCATGGACATCAATCAAG CTCAAGCAGATAAAGTTTCCAGAAGAGTTGGTGGTAAGAAATCTCGGAAGAAGCTTGACCGGCCACTAAGCATGCCtcattttg ATTCATCATCATCTGCAAGAGCTCCTGCTCCACCTCTGGCCTCCTCATCATTGTCTGTCCCTGGCGGAGCAACTGCTCCAGATCTTAATATTACCGCCTCAATGACGTCACTAAACAGCAAG GCGACATATGATGTGGAGGTGACAATCAGCAGTTGTTCAAAATGTCACAAGTGTGATTCCCTGGTCTATGATGAGGAGATCATGGCAGGATGGATACCTGATGAGTCCAATCTAAATACACA ttgCCCTTTTTGCAATTCCTTGTTTGTTCCATTTCTCAATATTGAAATTAAG GATTACCGATTATCACACCAAAGGTCAAGCCTTCATCTGTTCAAAGCATCTTCTCCTCAGAAGTCAGACACCACAAAAGACAATCTTCTTTCTCCAGTGGTCGAGACATATGCTGGAACACACAATCTTCCACTTACTCCTGACTTAAGCCAACCTGTACAGGAAGATACCaaagaaaataacaaatcTTCATCAGAAATTGATAATGTTGGGCTGAGTGATTCTGCAGATGCGATCCTTACCCCTCCTCCCACTCCAAATGCAAATCCAACATCGGACAATTCATCACCTACCACTCAGAAAGAGTTACCTGCTCATCATTCTATTGATCCACTACGTCAAAACTCGGA GACATCTGATTTACCATCCTCTCCTCAGAAGACTGGTGAAACAACAGACAACATCTCA GAATCTCTCAGCGTTGACGCAAGCGAGGTTCAATCACTTGATGGTCAGTCAATACCTATGGCTCCAATTGAGCTGGAGCCGGTAACTGTACCTTACCTGAGTTCATTGGTTCTTCGTAAAGAACTTGAGAGCTTGTTGGAAAATGAGGGGACTACGGTTTTAAATGAACCTGGTTTTGTTGACCAC